A stretch of the Streptococcus oralis genome encodes the following:
- a CDS encoding ABC transporter permease, producing MRNLKSILRRHISLFGFLGVLSIWQLAGIFKLLPKFILPTPFEILQAFVRDREFLWHHSWATLRVALLGLVLGVLIACIMAVLMDSLTWLNDLIYPMMVVVQTIPTIAIAPILVLWLGYGILPKIVLIILTTTFPIIVSILDGFRHCDKDMLTLFSLMRANPWQILWHFKIPVSLPYFYAGLRVSVSYAFITTVVSEWLGGFEGLGVYMIQSKKLFQYDTMFAIIILVSIISLLGMKLVDISEKHVIKWKRS from the coding sequence ATGAGAAACTTGAAAAGTATACTGAGACGTCACATTAGTCTATTTGGTTTTCTAGGAGTCTTGTCAATCTGGCAGTTAGCGGGAATATTCAAACTTTTACCCAAGTTTATCCTGCCAACCCCTTTTGAAATTCTCCAGGCCTTTGTTCGTGACAGAGAATTTCTCTGGCACCATAGCTGGGCGACCTTGAGAGTGGCTTTACTCGGACTAGTCTTAGGAGTCTTGATTGCCTGTATCATGGCTGTGCTTATGGACAGTCTGACTTGGCTCAATGATCTTATCTACCCTATGATGGTGGTTGTTCAGACCATTCCGACCATTGCTATAGCTCCTATCTTGGTCTTGTGGCTAGGCTATGGAATTTTGCCCAAGATTGTCTTGATAATCCTGACAACAACCTTCCCTATCATCGTCAGCATTTTGGATGGTTTTAGGCATTGTGACAAGGATATGCTGACCTTGTTTAGTCTGATGCGAGCCAATCCTTGGCAAATCCTGTGGCATTTTAAAATCCCGGTCAGCCTGCCTTACTTTTATGCAGGTCTGAGGGTCAGTGTCTCCTACGCCTTTATCACAACAGTGGTATCTGAGTGGTTGGGAGGTTTTGAAGGACTAGGTGTTTATATGATTCAGTCTAAAAAACTGTTTCAGTATGATACCATGTTTGCCATTATTATTCTGGTGTCGATTATCAGCCTTTTGGGTATGAAGCTGGTCGATATCAGCGAAAAACATGTGATTAAATGGAAACGTTCATAG
- a CDS encoding thiamine-binding protein codes for MKASIALQVLPLSQGIDRIAIIDHVIAYLQAQSVTMVVTPFETVLEGEFDELMRILKEALEVAGQEADNVFANVKINVGEILSIDEKLEKYTETSH; via the coding sequence ATGAAAGCAAGCATTGCCTTGCAAGTCTTGCCCCTATCACAGGGGATTGATCGAATTGCTATTATCGATCACGTGATTGCTTATCTGCAAGCTCAGTCCGTGACCATGGTAGTGACACCATTTGAAACGGTCTTGGAAGGGGAGTTTGATGAGCTCATGCGTATTCTCAAAGAAGCGCTAGAAGTGGCAGGGCAGGAGGCAGATAATGTCTTTGCCAATGTCAAAATAAATGTAGGAGAAATTTTAAGTATTGATGAGAAACTTGAAAAGTATACTGAGACGTCACATTAG
- the polA gene encoding DNA polymerase I — MDKKKLLLIDGSSVAFRAFFALYQQLDRFKNANGLHTNAIYGFQLMLNHVLERVEPSHVLVAFDAGKTTFRTEMYADYKGGRAKTPDEFREQFPFIRELLDHLGIRHYELAQYEADDIIGTLGRLAEKDSFDVTIVSGDKDLIQLTDEHTVVEISKKGVAEFEAFTPDYLMEKMGLTPAQFIDLKALMGDKSDNIPGVTKIGEKTGIKLLLEHGSLEGIYENIDGMKASKMKENLINDKEQAFLSKTLATIETQAPIEIGLDDLVYNGPDVESLGKFYDEMGFKQLKQALNISSTDAPESLDFAIVDHVSQDMLSADSIFHFELFGENYHTDDLVGFAWSCGDKLYATDKLELLQDPILKEFLEKTALKVYDFKKAKVLLNRLGLNLQAPAFDSRLAKYLLSTVENNEISTIANLYGQTYLVDDETFYGKGVKRAIPEREKFLEHLARKVAVLVETEPVLLEKLSEHGQLDLLYDMEQPLAFVLAKMEIAGIKVKKETLLEMQAENEVVIEQLTQEIYELAGEEFNINSPKQLGVLLFEKLGLPLEYTKKTKTGYSTAVDVLERLAPIAPIVKKILDYRQIAKIQSTYVIGLQDWILDDGKIHTRYVQDLTQTGRLSSVDPNLQNIPVRLEQGRLIRKAFVPEWEDSVLLSSDYSQIELRVLAHISKDEHLIKAFQEGADIHTSTAMRVFGIERPEDVTPNDRRNAKAVNFGVVYGISDFGLSNNLGISRKEAKAYIDTYFERFPGIKNYMDEVVREARDKGYVETLFKRRRELPDINSRNFNIRGFAERTAINSPIQGSAADILKIAMIQLDKALVEGGYQTKMLLQVHDEIVLEVPKSELAAVKALVKQTMEEAIQLSVPLIADENEGATWYEAK, encoded by the coding sequence ATGGACAAGAAAAAATTATTATTAATTGATGGATCTTCTGTTGCCTTTCGAGCTTTTTTTGCACTCTATCAGCAGTTGGATCGTTTTAAAAATGCTAATGGCCTTCATACCAATGCAATCTATGGCTTTCAACTCATGTTGAATCATGTCTTAGAGCGGGTTGAGCCCAGTCATGTTTTGGTAGCCTTTGATGCAGGTAAGACGACTTTCCGAACAGAGATGTATGCAGACTACAAGGGTGGCCGTGCTAAAACTCCAGATGAGTTTCGTGAGCAATTTCCCTTCATTCGTGAGTTGTTAGACCATCTTGGGATTCGCCATTATGAGTTGGCCCAGTATGAAGCGGATGATATCATCGGGACTCTGGGCCGTTTGGCTGAGAAGGATTCCTTCGATGTGACTATCGTTAGCGGAGATAAGGATTTGATCCAGTTGACGGATGAGCATACGGTAGTTGAGATTTCCAAGAAAGGTGTGGCTGAGTTTGAGGCCTTTACGCCGGACTATCTCATGGAAAAGATGGGCCTCACGCCAGCTCAGTTTATAGACCTCAAGGCCCTCATGGGGGATAAGTCTGATAATATCCCTGGTGTTACAAAGATTGGTGAAAAGACGGGTATCAAGCTCTTGCTGGAACATGGTTCGCTTGAGGGTATTTATGAAAATATCGATGGGATGAAGGCTTCTAAGATGAAGGAAAATCTCATCAATGACAAGGAACAAGCCTTTTTATCTAAAACACTAGCAACCATTGAAACTCAGGCACCGATTGAGATTGGCCTTGATGATTTGGTCTATAATGGCCCAGATGTGGAAAGCTTAGGTAAATTCTACGATGAGATGGGCTTCAAACAGCTCAAACAAGCTTTAAATATTTCGTCAACAGATGCGCCTGAAAGTTTGGATTTCGCCATCGTTGACCACGTCAGTCAAGACATGCTGAGTGCCGACTCTATCTTTCACTTTGAACTCTTTGGGGAAAACTACCATACAGATGATTTGGTTGGTTTTGCCTGGTCCTGCGGAGATAAACTTTACGCCACAGATAAACTCGAGCTCTTGCAGGATCCGATCCTCAAGGAATTTCTAGAAAAAACAGCTCTGAAAGTGTATGACTTTAAGAAAGCGAAGGTTCTGTTAAATCGCTTGGGCTTGAACCTGCAGGCTCCTGCTTTTGACAGTCGCTTGGCAAAATACTTACTCTCAACAGTCGAGAACAATGAAATCTCAACCATTGCGAATCTCTACGGTCAAACATACTTGGTCGATGATGAGACTTTCTATGGTAAGGGTGTCAAGAGAGCCATTCCTGAACGCGAGAAATTCTTGGAGCACTTGGCTCGCAAGGTTGCTGTATTGGTTGAGACTGAGCCGGTTTTACTTGAAAAACTCAGTGAACATGGACAGTTAGATCTCCTCTATGACATGGAGCAACCTCTGGCTTTTGTCCTTGCCAAGATGGAAATTGCTGGGATCAAGGTCAAAAAAGAAACACTACTTGAGATGCAGGCTGAAAATGAGGTCGTCATTGAGCAACTCACTCAAGAGATTTATGAACTAGCTGGTGAAGAGTTTAATATCAACTCGCCTAAGCAGTTGGGCGTGCTTCTCTTTGAAAAGCTCGGTCTTCCTCTGGAATATACCAAGAAAACCAAGACAGGTTACTCGACAGCCGTGGATGTGCTAGAGCGACTAGCTCCTATTGCTCCGATTGTTAAAAAAATCCTCGACTACCGTCAGATTGCTAAGATCCAATCTACCTATGTGATTGGTTTGCAAGACTGGATTTTGGATGATGGCAAGATCCACACGCGCTATGTGCAGGATTTGACCCAGACAGGGCGTCTGTCTAGTGTAGATCCAAACTTGCAAAATATTCCTGTGCGTTTGGAGCAAGGTCGTCTCATTCGTAAAGCTTTTGTCCCTGAGTGGGAGGATAGCGTGCTGCTCAGCTCGGATTATTCACAGATTGAATTGCGCGTTTTGGCACACATCTCTAAAGACGAGCACTTAATTAAGGCCTTTCAAGAGGGAGCAGATATTCATACCTCGACAGCCATGCGGGTCTTTGGAATTGAACGCCCTGAGGATGTGACTCCAAACGACCGTCGTAATGCTAAGGCTGTAAACTTTGGCGTGGTTTACGGGATTTCAGACTTTGGTTTGTCTAATAATCTGGGCATCAGCCGTAAGGAAGCCAAAGCCTACATTGATACCTACTTTGAACGCTTCCCGGGCATTAAAAACTACATGGATGAAGTGGTGCGTGAAGCGCGTGATAAGGGTTATGTAGAGACTCTCTTCAAGCGTCGTCGTGAGTTACCAGATATCAATTCGCGCAACTTCAACATTCGTGGTTTTGCAGAGCGGACAGCTATCAACTCTCCTATTCAGGGTTCGGCAGCAGATATCCTCAAGATTGCTATGATCCAGCTAGACAAAGCTCTAGTTGAAGGTGGCTATCAGACCAAGATGCTGTTGCAAGTGCATGATGAAATCGTCCTTGAGGTTCCGAAATCGGAACTAGCAGCCGTTAAAGCTCTAGTGAAACAAACCATGGAAGAAGCCATCCAGCTCAGTGTTCCCCTTATTGCAGATGAAAATGAAGGGGCAACCTGGTACGAGGCTAAATAA
- a CDS encoding SIALI-17 repeat-containing surface protein: MKAIEEGDIEASDLLADFLAEDSDQVTPAEAMSQEDFSSQDQAKLAVADKEAAEEAKKEEEAKQAAEAKAHSELLTALKGIEQSTIEDINKDATITDKEAAIKVAKEVIGKDAILKAIEDGDIEASDLLDDFLAEDSDQVTPAEAKTQSQLSSQDQAKLAAADKEAAEEAAKVRSDLIATLEKIEKSTIDDINKDATITDKEAAIKAAKEVIGKDGILKAIEEGDIDVSDLLADFLAEDSDQVTPAEAKTQSQLSSQDQAKLATADKEAAEEAAKVRSDLIATLEKIEKSTIDDINKDATITDKEAAIKAAKEVIGKDAILQAIEEGDIEASDLLDDLLAEDSDQVTPAEEMNQEDFSSQDQAKLAAADKEAAEENSNAKKLELSKLEEQVAKIKVQLSSLQVSGDKNSQVKDLQQALADNEDAIKTLSSVMSAVLEIEDFKGGVNAVEATTAELPEYNKGANAVEAAVNELPAYAESGAPVVANVPAYGESGAPIVNNALPYAESGAPVVANVPAYGESGAPIVNNALPYAESGAPVVANVPAYGESGTPIVNNTLPYAESGAPAVANVPAYGESGTPIVNNALPYAESGAPALANVPVYAESGAPAVANIPAYAEKIEPAVNEVPEYTGSVAPLATNPTLGTEQDRTYKAPAATDEQLLPNTGSKDASAVASLGFVGLLLGLLPFAKRKLNK, encoded by the coding sequence TTGAAAGCTATCGAAGAAGGTGACATCGAAGCGTCCGACTTGTTGGCAGATTTCTTAGCAGAAGACAGTGATCAGGTGACACCAGCCGAAGCGATGAGCCAAGAAGATTTCTCAAGCCAAGACCAAGCTAAACTTGCTGTGGCAGATAAGGAAGCAGCTGAGGAAGCCAAGAAAGAGGAAGAAGCTAAGCAAGCTGCAGAAGCAAAGGCTCACAGCGAATTGTTGACTGCCCTTAAAGGTATCGAACAATCAACCATCGAAGACATCAACAAAGACGCCACTATCACTGATAAGGAAGCAGCGATTAAGGTGGCTAAAGAAGTGATTGGCAAAGATGCTATCCTGAAAGCTATCGAAGATGGAGATATCGAAGCGTCCGACTTGCTAGATGATTTCTTAGCAGAAGACAGTGATCAGGTGACACCGGCTGAAGCAAAAACTCAATCTCAACTTTCAAGTCAAGACCAAGCTAAACTGGCTGCAGCAGATAAGGAAGCTGCGGAAGAAGCAGCTAAAGTTCGTTCAGATTTAATCGCTACCCTAGAAAAAATCGAAAAATCAACCATCGACGACATCAACAAGGATGCCACTATTACAGATAAGGAAGCGGCGATTAAGGCAGCTAAAGAAGTGATTGGCAAGGACGGCATCTTGAAAGCTATCGAAGAAGGTGACATTGATGTCTCAGACTTACTGGCAGATTTCTTGGCAGAAGACAGTGATCAGGTGACACCGGCCGAAGCAAAAACTCAATCTCAACTTTCAAGCCAAGACCAAGCTAAACTCGCTACAGCCGACAAGGAAGCAGCAGAAGAGGCAGCCAAAGTTCGCTCAGATTTAATCGCTACCTTAGAAAAAATTGAAAAATCAACCATCGATGATATCAACAAGGATGCCACTATCACTGATAAGGAAGCAGCGATCAAAGCAGCTAAAGAAGTGATTGGCAAGGATGCTATCCTGCAAGCCATCGAAGAAGGCGACATTGAAGCGTCCGACTTGTTAGATGATTTATTGGCAGAAGACAGCGATCAGGTGACACCAGCAGAAGAGATGAACCAAGAAGATTTCTCAAGCCAAGACCAAGCTAAACTCGCTGCAGCGGACAAGGAAGCAGCGGAAGAAAATAGTAATGCGAAAAAACTTGAGCTAAGTAAATTAGAAGAGCAAGTTGCTAAGATTAAAGTGCAATTATCAAGCTTACAAGTTTCTGGTGACAAGAATAGTCAAGTCAAAGACTTGCAACAAGCATTGGCAGACAATGAGGATGCCATTAAGACTCTAAGTAGTGTCATGTCAGCTGTTCTTGAAATTGAAGACTTTAAAGGTGGGGTGAACGCAGTAGAAGCTACAACTGCAGAGTTGCCAGAATACAACAAAGGTGCAAATGCGGTAGAAGCTGCTGTAAATGAACTCCCAGCCTATGCAGAAAGTGGCGCTCCAGTCGTAGCGAACGTTCCAGCTTACGGAGAGAGCGGTGCACCAATAGTAAACAATGCTCTGCCTTATGCAGAAAGTGGCGCTCCAGTCGTAGCGAACGTTCCAGCTTACGGAGAGAGCGGTGCACCAATAGTAAACAATGCTCTGCCTTATGCAGAAAGTGGCGCTCCAGTCGTAGCGAACGTTCCAGCTTACGGAGAAAGTGGTACACCAATAGTAAACAACACTCTGCCTTATGCAGAAAGTGGCGCCCCAGCCGTAGCAAATGTTCCAGCTTACGGAGAAAGTGGTACACCAATAGTAAACAATGCTCTGCCTTATGCAGAAAGCGGCGCCCCAGCTCTAGCAAATGTTCCAGTTTATGCAGAAAGTGGTGCTCCGGCAGTTGCTAATATTCCAGCCTATGCTGAAAAGATTGAACCTGCAGTAAATGAAGTTCCAGAATACACTGGCAGTGTAGCTCCTTTGGCTACAAATCCGACTCTTGGAACTGAACAAGATCGTACCTACAAAGCGCCTGCAGCAACGGATGAGCAACTCCTTCCAAATACAGGAAGTAAAGATGCTTCAGCAGTCGCATCGCTAGGATTTGTTGGTCTCCTTCTTGGTTTGCTACCATTTGCAAAGAGAAAATTGAACAAATAA
- a CDS encoding CHAP domain-containing protein — MTFLKSGVKKSRCTQLSVGLATLFVTSTFLFGGESVQADSVARGDDYPLHYKNGSVEIDQWRMYSRQCTSFAAFRLSSVNGFEIPPAYGNANEWGHRARREGYRVDTKPEVGAIAWSTEGYYGHVAWVSNVSGDTIEIEEYNYGVREKYNRRKVKASSMTGFIHFKDLSTSHSAGENARSSELPSSGTIVFTEKSPIMDQPSSTGQVIDYYYAGESVSYDQVLEKDGYKWLGYLSYSGARRYVQYAELSNTVKGWKKEGGSWYYRENGKLATGWKKVNGNWYHLKENGAMSTGWIKDDSHWYYLKASGEMQTGWLKDKGTWYYLEESGLMKASQWFQVSGKHYYVDASGALAVNRVVDGYKLDSNGVRMSSLS; from the coding sequence ATGACGTTCTTAAAATCAGGAGTTAAGAAGAGTAGATGTACTCAGTTGAGTGTAGGGCTGGCTACTTTGTTTGTTACAAGTACCTTTTTGTTTGGTGGGGAATCAGTTCAGGCCGATAGTGTAGCGCGTGGAGATGACTATCCGCTTCACTACAAAAATGGTAGTGTTGAAATCGATCAGTGGCGGATGTATTCTCGCCAGTGTACCTCTTTTGCGGCCTTTCGTTTGAGTAGTGTAAATGGCTTTGAGATTCCTCCTGCCTACGGAAATGCAAATGAATGGGGACATCGTGCAAGGCGAGAAGGCTACCGTGTGGATACTAAGCCAGAAGTTGGAGCTATTGCTTGGTCGACAGAAGGTTATTATGGGCACGTGGCCTGGGTATCAAATGTATCAGGGGATACGATTGAAATCGAAGAGTATAACTATGGGGTTCGAGAAAAGTATAACCGTCGAAAGGTCAAGGCTAGTTCGATGACAGGTTTTATTCATTTCAAGGATTTATCTACTAGCCATAGTGCGGGTGAGAATGCTCGTAGCTCAGAGCTTCCGTCTAGTGGGACAATAGTATTCACGGAGAAATCGCCGATTATGGACCAACCGTCAAGTACAGGACAGGTTATTGACTACTATTATGCTGGTGAAAGTGTGAGTTATGATCAAGTTCTTGAAAAGGATGGTTATAAGTGGCTCGGCTATCTATCCTACAGTGGTGCTAGAAGATATGTGCAGTATGCAGAGTTAAGCAATACAGTGAAAGGCTGGAAAAAAGAAGGAGGGAGTTGGTATTACCGAGAGAATGGTAAGCTAGCGACAGGATGGAAAAAAGTTAATGGCAATTGGTATCATCTAAAAGAAAATGGGGCCATGTCAACTGGCTGGATTAAGGATGACTCTCACTGGTATTATCTAAAGGCTTCAGGTGAGATGCAGACGGGATGGCTTAAAGACAAGGGAACTTGGTATTACTTAGAGGAATCTGGTCTGATGAAAGCCAGTCAATGGTTCCAAGTCTCGGGTAAACATTACTATGTCGATGCTTCGGGAGCCTTAGCTGTTAATAGAGTAGTTGATGGCTACAAACTCGATAGTAACGGGGTGAGAATGTCGAGTCTTTCTTAA